A stretch of DNA from Lycium ferocissimum isolate CSIRO_LF1 chromosome 4, AGI_CSIRO_Lferr_CH_V1, whole genome shotgun sequence:
GTGTGTGCTATTTTCTCAACCACATAATGATCCCTCTAACAAGACCCCTAATGTTTCTTTGATTAGATCATACCTCACATTATCTTTTTCTTGTCTGTCATGACTAAAGAGTTATTTCACATTATGGGGACATTAAAGTTTTTTATATTATCTCTCCTTTCAAGTAGCATAAACTTTTTGTTAGATGGGATACAACACAAAGTAACTAAGACATAACTCGTTTATTTAATCTATGGTCTCTACCTTAAATAAATGACAGCCAACAAAGATtatcaatttctttttctttgtaaaGATTATGATACTAAATTTCCTGTACAGGTAAGGTTTTACGTGTTTTATAATCATTGGTCTATTAGTATCACAGAAATAAGTTTTGCATGGCTATGTAAGGCAACAGAGAAGGAGCTGCAGGGTTGCATAGTTGGGGGGAAGGGTTGGTGCTAGCAGTAGAGGAGTTGACTCATGAAGGGGCTTTTCCTTTTTGGAATTGTTGGCTCTGCTAGCGAGTTGACTAAGCTGTGTCATTTGAATAAATGGAGTTTTAATGCAATAAACGGTGAAAGAAATGGATCATAAGCAGGTACAGCCCAAAATTTTAATGACGAAAAATGCATAAACGTGTATCGGCATCCCCAGAATTGACATGTCCacatcgatttttttttttcattatagcACTGTTCCGAATTGTCCTGAAAACGAAGTGACAAGAAAATTTTTATATGCTGAAATTGAATAACAAAGAATATGATACAAAAGTGAAAATCCAGATTCTAGTACGTGTAATCCAATGATAGAAGACAAAGATCATCTTAGTTTGGATAGACATACTGTGAAGTTAGGGAATTTTCTCTGCATCCTCAGCTCATGCTCCGCTGATGTGCCTCCATATAGATCCATCACAAATATTCCACCCTTCTTGTTCAGAGCACTTAAGGCATGTTTGAAGTATGAAACTAGTTCTTGGCGAGTATGAAGGCAACAGCAACTGTAGTTAAAAGCACAAACTATATCTCTTGCAGGAAATTGAAAATCCTTCATCACTTTGTGATCAGCAAAATCATTTTCACTATCTCCTAGTGTTATGTTTTgcatgagattttgagtagcgGCATTAACCAATTTGGCCTCAAGCGGTTGCAACACATTACCATGAAACAGAAATATTCTGGAAGAGACATCACCACCAACTTTGTTCACATTGTTCTCTATGCACCAATCAAGTGCCTCAACATCCAAATCTAATCCAATAGCAGTGCGCCTAGCATCACCATGGAGCCATTCCGTACTGACAAAATGCATCAGTATAGGTGATGTTACAAAACAACAGTTGAGTTAGCTTATGAAGTTGCATAGGAAATGAGTTGTAAATATGGATcttttttaatgttatttttttataaccgtTGTGCCGGGCAACTTGCGCACCTCAATTAATTCCACAGGCTACTTGTCTTTGGACCAGCACAAGAACCAGGTAACTCTATTCACCATGACTTGGATAGATTGAAGATGAGACCTCATGATTCTCGACCCAATTCCATGACCACTAGGCCACGCCCTTGGGTgcgttaatttttatttttttgaattggTGAAACAATGCAGTTATCTATCGGCATCAGCATCAGATAAGTGGTgatacaaaaaaagaaaaagaagaagagggaaaCAATTGAATTAGCTTACAAACTTGCAAAGGAATGAGGTTGAGACTATGCATTAATTTCTAGAGGTTGATCCCACTAAACTACACTTTAGTCTTGATGGAAAGTCGAGTGCAAGAGACCGGAGGCTAAGCCTCAACCAGCAAGTGTGACAAGTATGGCTAATAAGTATAAAACTATCATTAGTTCAACATGGAGACAAACTGATATATAATTTTGAGGAGTAAGCTTAACTAACTACAAGTTTGAAGGAATTAACAGTTGCAAAACTACTTATTACCAGAAAGAAAGGCATCAATCAATTtgaataaattacaatttatagTAGAAATAAATGTAGActatcaacatcattagtaccaaAAGTTTCAAATCCAATTTTCCGGTGACATGTGTTTTTTGATAGGTGAAGTTTAACTCAGTTTGCAACAAGGCGACAGTATCATGTTACTGGAAATTGCCACGCTAAAAGTAAAACTAATACTATTATAGAACAGACAGCCGTGGAGAAGAACTAATTATAATTGCCATGCTCTCCCTGGCACTTACATCATAATTGCTCAAACTTTAAAAGTAATCAAGTCCAATAAGGATTTTAAAAGGATGACCACTAATTGAGGAGCTAATTTGCAGTGGTGGAAAAACCAATTTAAAGCGCTAAACCAAATTAAGCAATTCCAAGAATTGCATAAGAGAATGGCTTGATTTATGTTATTGCAGTTTGGAGATATTAGCAGGTAATATGCACTTATCTTTCAGCAATAATTAACTCAAAAGTTGCAGTTCCTTGTAAATTGAAGCAATGTACAAATTGATGATAAAGAAACTTGGACATAAAGAGCAAATAAGCTAAAAATCCCAATAATTTCCTAGTGCATAAGGTAGTTCAAAGTATACCTCAAAAGAGCAGTGCCGCAGAAATCTTCCTGGAAATGGAGGGGCACCCTCCCACCTACGTACATCAAGAAGAATTTCTGCAGATAGCTTATGTCCCCTTTTGGAGACTGCAACAACAAAAAGATACTAACCAAGTTACTTCATTTTGTCCAATTAGACActaaacaagaaaaaagaaaagaatgcgGAAAATGGGTGTTCTTGCCTGCACAGATTGTTGGTATAGAGAAAACTTAGAAGGGATATCActggttgaaattgaagaaattagaTCATCTTCACTCTCTTTTTCATCTTCTTGTTCTTGAGGGGACTCAATAGGTGGGTATTGTTGCTCTTCATGTTCAAGATAGTAAGCTCTATCTCTACGGATTTGTTGGTGGCTTTTCTTCTTCCCATTCTTCCCCATTTCTCACTGCTCTTTTTCTGCCGCCAACCAACTTTGTAGAGACGCTGCGAGGACAACTATGTAAAACCATTGCcttccctatttttttttttttaaaatattttgtgaagAATTATTAGATGTAGTAGATAGACCCCCTAAACTCTTTAATATAAAGTCTGGACCacctaacttttgaaaatagcAAGGAAAATCTAGATGGTTATCATCATATCCAAATGTGTCAAATGGACCCCCTATCTTTTGATACTGTAGTAAGAAGATTCGACATGGTTAACATTTGAAATACATTTCATTTGATGACAATAGTAACTTATGTTTTAAAATGTGGAGATCTATAACCTAtatggccaagcttttaaaatcaggttatttcaaaaaaaaaaaaaaaattaaaaaagtgtattttaaaaaatgactttttatGAGAAGCAGTTTATgttgagataatagtcaaaataccccccaacgtttgaccaaaatgccaactacacaccgaacctttgcgttggacctattaccccctggataatttttttcagtattaaaaaTGTGGACAAGAGCGTGACTACACCTCGGTGGTGCGTTATAGCCTTTTTACGATGTGTTTTAAAATGCCAACCTGGGATGCCACATAGatgccacatagataaatttaaattccctccatttttaggctacttcatcttcttcttcaccctatttaacacccatctccatttttttggtcaaaataatacccattataaatttagagctaggatagggattattcttataatcactgttttcccaaatcaaattcaaaaaaaaaaaaaaaaaaaaaaaaatctgaagaaaaaaaaagagataatactcaaaataccccccaacgtttgaccaaaatcccaactacacacctaacatttgcgggggtcctattaccccccgaACAAATTTTTCGCATCAAATGTTATGTTTCGCCAAcccccaaatattaaatggcggttgtccacacgcgcgcccacgtgccacgtgtttaattttgtcccattttttattaatttccctccttcctccatccatctactcttcttcttcttcaaaaaaaaaatctctcaattttttccatactccatttttattaaggatccgaaaacccatacccaattctccttcatcttcatcaacattatcatcatcatcatcatcatcttcattaggagttgaaaaaaaatcacaccaactttcaaatctaatccaaaaacaaaaaatgtgaaactaacaccaatataacaaagttcatccattaatttgattaaacaatcaagaatttagagaaacccatttggtgttcttcatagctttctccaaattcttagcgatggagtttaattttctccccaaatcaactcgaaaaattagtgcttaaacaactccaaccaagcaacaagtagcaactccaaacaagcaacttctaatcgattttctttaacaagattagatttttcatccttattttttttttccatttttcctttttctttcttgatttttcattttttttcttgattttcgtttatggtggaaagttgttctttaacaagttgttcggaatcatatgtggattttcttcaattgagattttcgtttataatggatattattttgacaacaaaaaatggggatggatattaaatagggtgaagatgaagatttAAAAATGGAggagttcaaattttatctacttGGCATCATAGCGCTTAACAAGGCTCAAAACGAGTCGGAAACGCCATCAAGGCGGTGTATCTCGCCACATCGAAGCAAAAAAGGGCCATTTTGCTACAAAAATTTGTTCGTGGGGGTAACAGACCGCAAAgattaggtgtgtagttgggaacgttggggtattttgagtattatcccgaaaaaaaaaaactgaaaaaaaaaaaaaaaaaggttgaaaatctaatcttgttaaagaaagattgaaagttgcttgtttggagttgctacttgttgcttggttggagttgtttaagcactaattctttgatttAGGAGCTTGGAGAAATATGAAGAACACTAAGTGGgttttaaattcttgattgtttgatcaaattaatggatgaaatttgttctacttggtgttaggaagcttcctttcacatttgaatttttttcccaaatcaaattcaaaaaaaaaaaaaaatctgaaaaaaaaaaccgaaaatctggaaaaaaaaaaaaagttgaaaatctaatcttgttaaagaaaatcgattGTGAGTtacttgtttggagttgctacttgttgcttggttggagttgtttaagctaAGCACTAatttttgagttgatttgggagaaaattaaactccattgttaggaatttgagaaaactatGAAGAACAcaagtgggtttctttaaattcttaattgttttcacatttgggtttttttggatcaaatttgaggaagttggtgtgatttttttttttattatgaagatgatgatgatgatgatgttgatgaagatgaaggagaattgggtatgaGTTTTGGATCCTCATACCGAAAATGGAGTGTGgaaaattgagatttttttttttttttttttgaagaagagtaaatggatggaggaaggaaattaataaaaaatgaggggaaattaaagatgtggcaCACGTGGCGGTGTGACAAGCACACATGTAAATAATTTGGGGTTGTCATATTGGACCGCCACATCAagcaaaaaaggggcattttaatattgaaaaaattGTCCAAGGGGGTAATAGGGCCAAAGcaaaggttcggtgtgtagttAGCATTTTGATCAAACGTTGGGgagtattttgactattatctcgtttatgtttgaccaattaatttaaaaagcacttttgagcagcaattagcgTTTGactaagcttttaaaaagtgtttttaagtgtatttttctgaaaaatacttttaaaaaaatgtttatgaggaaaagctactttttttagcttttgaaaaactaCTTCTGCTActcccaaaagtacttattttctcccaaaagcttggccaaacacctcacgttttttaaaataagcattttttgaagaaaaaaaagtacttttggagaaaaaagcttggccaaacaggctactAATGTGCTTACTTTTGTATTAATCATCGATAATAGGAaaaatgataatgatatgaattGAGCTTAAATGAAGCAATGAAGATTAATATAGTTCATTTTAACTTGTGTAAGACTTAAgacatattttattatttattattcacTAATAATTGAAAAAACATGTAGGAGGAACCCATAATTTACTTTTTTGGGCTAAACGGCTCAAAGATACTTTTAACATGGTATGATATTATCCCTTGGGCTTAGTCCGCACGGTTTTCTCCAAAAGACCTCACACCATTAAGAGTatctataaataatttatttttttcagctaccaatgtggtatTTATTTGCACACCAACatacttttccttttctttttgatgaATTAAGCAAGCAGAAAAGAGGATATGCTTGTATTCGTACAAAATGATTTTGGATACTCATTGCCTCGTTGTCTTATTTTCAAGTTAAAGAACTAaacatggaaagaaaaaaatttcatctAATAAAGAACTAaacatggaaagaaaaaaatttcatctAAAATCTATTTCTATTAGTACAAAGTATTTGTGCTACCTGTAAGAAGATGTTT
This window harbors:
- the LOC132052717 gene encoding uncharacterized protein LOC132052717 isoform X2; this translates as MGKNGKKKSHQQIRRDRAYYLEHEEQQYPPIESPQEQEDEKESEDDLISSISTSDIPSKFSLYQQSVQSPKGDISYLQKFFLMYVGGRVPLHFQEDFCGTALLSTEWLHGDARRTAIGLDLDVEALDWCIENNVNKVGGDVSSRIFLFHGNVLQPLEAKLVNAATQNLMQNITLGDSENDFADHKVMKDFQFPARDIVCAFNYSCCCLHTRQELVSYFKHALSALNKKGGIFVMDLYGGTSAEHELRMQRKFPNFTDNSEQCYNEKKKSMWTCQFWGCRYTFMHFSSLKFWAVPAYDPFLSPFIALKLHLFK
- the LOC132052717 gene encoding uncharacterized protein LOC132052717 isoform X1, giving the protein MGKNGKKKSHQQIRRDRAYYLEHEEQQYPPIESPQEQEDEKESEDDLISSISTSDIPSKFSLYQQSVQSPKGDISYLQKFFLMYVGGRVPLHFQEDFCGTALLSTEWLHGDARRTAIGLDLDVEALDWCIENNVNKVGGDVSSRIFLFHGNVLQPLEAKLVNAATQNLMQNITLGDSENDFADHKVMKDFQFPARDIVCAFNYSCCCLHTRQELVSYFKHALSALNKKGGIFVMDLYGGTSAEHELRMQRKFPNFTYVWEQAEFDIIRRKTRISLHFNLHKPQRKIRHAFSYSWRLWSLPEIKDCLEEAGFQSVHFWIRHMPDSEEIRSTYGLAAGRDIKYEEVTSFQQQDSWNAYIVGVA